One window from the genome of bacterium encodes:
- the pyrH gene encoding UMP kinase produces the protein MSASPRERVVVSVGGSLIVPEGIDASFLARFRELILKKISEGFSFYIITGGGKTARSYQEAAHLVRGDLPREDLDWLGIHSTRLNAHLMRTLFREQGHAKIVKDPTMVPEESPVIIGAGWKPGWSTDYCAVLAAKALGAKRLVNLSNIDYVYDKDPRKFEGAKKLEKLSWSEFRSLIPAEWDPGLSSPFDPVAAKEAEALGLEIAIMNGARLDEFENYLENRNFEGTVIS, from the coding sequence ATGAGCGCATCACCGCGGGAGCGTGTTGTCGTGTCTGTCGGAGGGTCTCTTATCGTCCCTGAGGGGATCGATGCTTCATTTCTCGCGCGCTTCCGCGAGCTTATTCTCAAAAAGATTTCCGAGGGCTTTTCTTTTTATATCATCACGGGCGGCGGGAAGACCGCGCGCAGCTATCAGGAAGCCGCGCATCTTGTTCGCGGCGATCTCCCGCGCGAAGACCTCGATTGGCTCGGCATCCACTCGACCAGACTCAACGCGCACCTCATGCGCACGCTTTTTCGCGAGCAGGGGCACGCGAAGATCGTAAAGGATCCGACAATGGTCCCTGAGGAAAGCCCGGTTATCATCGGTGCCGGATGGAAGCCCGGCTGGTCGACCGACTATTGCGCCGTGCTTGCGGCAAAGGCGCTCGGCGCGAAGCGCCTCGTGAACCTGTCGAATATCGACTACGTATACGACAAAGACCCGAGGAAATTCGAGGGTGCGAAGAAGCTTGAAAAACTATCCTGGAGCGAGTTCCGAAGCCTTATCCCTGCCGAGTGGGATCCGGGGCTCTCTTCCCCGTTCGATCCGGTAGCGGCCAAGGAAGCGGAGGCGCTTGGTCTTGAAATCGCCATCATGAACGGCGCGCGTCTTGATGAATTTGAAAACTATTTAGAAAATAGGAACTTCGAGGGAACGGTCATTTCATAA
- a CDS encoding aminotransferase class IV yields MARIYDKAYFGSKVVPIDDAALNITTSAVLYGLSVYTVFPVCVTQDGLAAFRLSDHFKRLIESARIVGIDTFEQEWTYEKFLVAVKETTAANSIRQDAFVRASVHVSERVPGTRSRGLATTLSMFVYEALPIIPQDGTRLKTSVWRRVPDYAIPSRAKVNGAYVNSVLGKQDALDSGYDDCIFLDAEGHVCELSAANIFIVRDGMLVTPPTSGDILEGINRRTILELAKNMEIPAVERTIDLTELYVAEEAFACGTSSFIAPIAEIDKRRIGSGAIGPITTRIRQQHTAALHGSDPAYHKWLTILS; encoded by the coding sequence ATGGCCCGAATCTATGACAAGGCGTATTTCGGTTCAAAGGTGGTGCCCATTGATGACGCAGCGCTCAACATCACTACCTCAGCTGTACTCTACGGGCTCAGCGTCTATACGGTATTCCCGGTATGCGTGACGCAAGACGGACTCGCAGCGTTTCGCCTGTCCGACCATTTCAAGCGCCTTATCGAGTCGGCGCGCATAGTTGGAATCGACACATTCGAACAGGAATGGACGTATGAGAAGTTCTTGGTGGCCGTGAAGGAGACTACGGCCGCAAACAGCATCCGCCAAGACGCATTCGTGCGCGCGAGTGTACATGTGAGTGAGCGCGTGCCGGGCACGCGCTCGAGAGGACTGGCGACGACCTTGAGCATGTTCGTCTATGAAGCACTCCCGATCATCCCGCAGGACGGGACGCGCCTCAAGACGAGCGTCTGGAGGCGCGTCCCCGACTATGCGATTCCTTCCCGCGCGAAGGTAAACGGGGCGTATGTGAACTCGGTGCTTGGAAAGCAGGACGCGCTCGACAGCGGGTACGACGACTGCATCTTCCTAGACGCCGAAGGCCATGTCTGCGAATTGTCCGCGGCAAACATCTTCATCGTCCGCGACGGCATGCTTGTTACACCGCCGACCTCAGGCGATATTCTTGAGGGAATAAACCGGCGCACCATACTCGAGCTTGCGAAGAACATGGAAATCCCCGCGGTTGAACGCACGATCGACCTTACCGAACTCTATGTGGCGGAGGAGGCATTCGCCTGCGGTACCTCTTCCTTCATCGCTCCTATCGCCGAGATCGACAAGCGTCGTATCGGTTCGGGTGCGATAGGCCCGATTACGACACGGATACGGCAACAACACACGGCCGCGCTTCACGGGAGCGATCCGGCTTACCACAAATGGCTTACGATTTTAAGCTAG
- the rsmI gene encoding 16S rRNA (cytidine(1402)-2'-O)-methyltransferase codes for MLGTLSVVATPIGNLGDITLRALETLRQADAIACEDTRVTAKLLARYEISKPLLIFHARSGPKAASKIFALLGEGKRVALVTDAGTPGISDPGNELVRETRERLGESVKIEAIPGASALTAALSIAGLPAAEFTFLGFLPHKKGRQTLFKEIGTSRRAVVFYESPHRIEKALDSLVEVLDANRKVAVCRELTKLYESLVVGTATQCRAHFAAFPGEIRGEFVVIVSP; via the coding sequence ATGCTCGGGACTCTTTCCGTTGTGGCAACGCCCATAGGCAACCTGGGTGACATCACGCTGCGGGCGCTCGAGACGCTCAGGCAGGCCGACGCGATAGCGTGCGAGGACACGCGCGTGACGGCGAAGCTCTTGGCGCGCTATGAAATCTCGAAGCCGCTTCTTATTTTCCATGCGCGAAGCGGCCCCAAGGCTGCCTCGAAGATCTTCGCGCTTCTTGGGGAAGGAAAGCGCGTCGCGCTCGTGACCGATGCGGGGACGCCGGGCATCTCGGACCCCGGAAACGAGCTGGTAAGAGAAACGCGCGAGCGGCTCGGGGAATCGGTAAAGATCGAGGCCATCCCTGGCGCCTCGGCCCTTACTGCCGCACTCTCGATCGCGGGACTCCCGGCTGCGGAGTTCACGTTCCTCGGATTCCTTCCGCATAAAAAAGGGCGGCAGACGCTCTTTAAGGAAATCGGAACAAGCCGGCGCGCTGTCGTTTTTTATGAATCCCCGCACCGTATCGAGAAAGCGCTCGATTCTCTTGTCGAGGTCCTCGACGCCAATCGGAAGGTCGCCGTTTGCCGCGAGCTCACGAAACTCTACGAGTCGCTCGTCGTCGGCACCGCTACCCAGTGCCGGGCGCATTTCGCGGCGTTTCCGGGCGAGATCCGGGGAGAATTTGTCGTCATCGTGAGTCCTTGA
- the secD gene encoding protein translocase subunit SecD: MKHHRLAAIGLLIIGAALIWFVWSTQANPESPWRFKLGLDLAGGTELTYKADTASIAEASRPGALASLHQVIERRVNLFGVAEPLVQTERASTLNGQAEDRLIVDLPGVTNVKAAVDAIGKTPVLEFRLQKTVGTTTEFVSTGLTGQYLANASLEFGNGGASNVLGSPIVLLKFNDEGAKLFEKITSEHVGDILGIFLDGSPISTPVIQEAIPGGTATITGKFNATEAKSLVQNLNFGALPVPIELIGSNTAGPTLGANAITAGVLAGIVGFLLVAVFMLLWYRLPGLVADVALVGYLALVLSVMKFIPVTFTASGIAGLIISVGMAVDANVLIFERIKEELREGKGPREAAHIGFSRAWPAIRDGHLTMLISAVILFWLGTSLIQGFALVFALGVIASLVSAVTVSRIFLLAILPEANTGAWRFLTGSGLRK, from the coding sequence ATGAAGCATCATCGGCTTGCCGCCATCGGGCTCCTTATCATAGGAGCCGCGCTTATATGGTTCGTCTGGTCGACCCAGGCCAATCCCGAGTCCCCGTGGCGCTTCAAGCTCGGCCTCGACCTTGCGGGAGGTACCGAACTCACCTATAAGGCGGATACTGCCTCGATCGCTGAGGCAAGCCGCCCGGGCGCCCTCGCGTCGCTTCATCAGGTTATCGAGCGCCGCGTGAACCTCTTCGGCGTCGCGGAACCCCTCGTCCAGACCGAGCGGGCGAGCACCCTCAACGGCCAGGCGGAAGACCGCCTTATCGTCGATCTCCCGGGCGTCACGAACGTGAAGGCCGCGGTCGACGCGATCGGCAAGACGCCGGTGCTCGAATTCCGGCTCCAGAAGACGGTCGGCACGACGACCGAGTTCGTCTCGACCGGACTCACCGGCCAGTATCTTGCGAATGCGTCGCTTGAATTCGGGAACGGCGGCGCAAGCAACGTGCTTGGAAGCCCTATTGTCCTTCTCAAGTTCAACGACGAAGGCGCGAAGCTTTTCGAGAAAATCACGAGCGAGCACGTCGGCGACATACTCGGCATCTTCCTCGACGGCTCGCCGATTTCGACGCCCGTCATTCAGGAGGCGATTCCGGGCGGCACCGCAACCATTACCGGTAAGTTCAACGCGACCGAAGCGAAGAGCCTGGTGCAGAACCTTAACTTCGGCGCGCTTCCGGTCCCGATCGAACTTATCGGTTCGAACACCGCGGGGCCGACTCTTGGCGCGAACGCCATTACCGCCGGAGTGCTTGCCGGCATCGTCGGATTCCTCCTGGTCGCGGTTTTCATGCTTCTTTGGTACCGTCTTCCGGGCCTGGTCGCGGACGTTGCCCTCGTCGGCTATCTCGCGCTCGTCCTTTCCGTGATGAAATTCATTCCGGTCACGTTTACCGCCTCCGGCATCGCGGGGCTTATCATATCGGTCGGTATGGCGGTCGACGCGAACGTGCTCATCTTCGAGCGCATCAAGGAAGAGCTTCGCGAAGGGAAGGGGCCCCGCGAAGCCGCGCACATCGGCTTCAGCCGCGCGTGGCCCGCGATCAGGGACGGCCACCTTACGATGCTTATTTCCGCGGTGATTCTCTTCTGGCTCGGAACGAGCCTCATCCAGGGCTTCGCGCTCGTTTTCGCGCTCGGCGTCATCGCTTCGCTCGTCTCCGCCGTCACCGTCTCGCGCATCTTCCTGCTTGCGATACTGCCCGAAGCAAACACGGGGGCATGGCGTTTTCTTACTGGTAGCGGGCTTCGCAAATAA
- a CDS encoding serine hydrolase domain-containing protein: protein MESALRNRLIRAIEERVFPGAVVGIVGRDGKREIFAEGRFTYEPESPRVMADTSYDVASITKSIPTSSIALKLIEEGKLSLDDKLVTHLPTYKNNYTHETLIRHLLTYAIIPDFPTPGFDVTKATAQEIGKNLPHVNLKARPGEQAKYSNLPALLLSLVIENITGSTVDKVGHGYFFKPLGMTNSTFFPRDQKSIPPTEIDEWRGLVQGFVHDETSFVLEKEHPMGCAGLFTNVPDILIFLEMLLNEGSLSGIKYFEPATVAQMHTNQLSLPGVSMGLGWELNEPRFMGNHVRPSTFGKTGFTGTLCVVDPERETAFAVLSNRTYPKRSSPDAINELRRDISDIVLGTGA from the coding sequence ATGGAATCAGCACTCCGAAACAGGCTTATACGCGCTATCGAAGAAAGAGTCTTCCCGGGTGCCGTCGTCGGCATCGTAGGGCGCGACGGGAAGCGCGAGATTTTCGCGGAAGGCCGCTTCACCTACGAACCGGAAAGTCCCCGGGTCATGGCGGATACATCGTATGATGTCGCCTCCATCACCAAATCGATCCCGACGAGCTCCATCGCGCTCAAACTGATCGAAGAAGGGAAGCTTTCCCTCGACGACAAGCTTGTCACTCATCTGCCGACTTACAAAAATAACTACACACACGAGACGCTCATCCGGCACCTGCTCACATACGCGATTATCCCAGATTTTCCGACGCCCGGATTCGACGTCACGAAGGCGACTGCGCAAGAAATAGGAAAGAATCTTCCGCACGTGAATCTCAAGGCCCGGCCGGGCGAACAGGCGAAATATTCGAATCTTCCGGCGCTCCTCCTTAGCCTGGTCATAGAAAACATAACAGGTTCGACGGTCGATAAAGTCGGACACGGATACTTCTTCAAGCCGCTTGGCATGACGAACTCAACCTTTTTTCCTCGCGACCAGAAGAGCATTCCGCCGACGGAGATAGACGAATGGCGGGGGCTCGTGCAGGGATTCGTACACGACGAGACCAGCTTCGTTCTGGAGAAAGAGCATCCCATGGGTTGCGCCGGCCTCTTTACGAACGTACCGGACATCCTCATCTTCCTCGAGATGCTTCTGAACGAAGGCTCGCTGAGCGGCATCAAATACTTCGAGCCCGCGACGGTCGCGCAGATGCATACCAACCAGCTCAGCCTGCCTGGCGTATCGATGGGCCTTGGATGGGAACTCAACGAGCCGAGGTTCATGGGAAATCACGTGCGTCCGAGCACATTCGGGAAAACAGGGTTCACGGGAACGCTCTGCGTCGTCGATCCGGAACGGGAAACAGCGTTTGCCGTTCTCTCCAACAGGACGTATCCCAAGCGCTCGAGCCCGGATGCCATCAACGAGCTTCGCCGGGATATTTCTGATATCGTGCTTGGCACAGGCGCATGA
- a CDS encoding protease complex subunit PrcB family protein, giving the protein MKDLLIIVGMIIASGIIGAYLYFYTPDELMMGVPAVEQVATTTPNSTEAMEIGGPVDFTTLTTGTHAGGVTTRKNYLATDAEGIAKLWKLAFGTSSTTPAVDLSSQEVVGVFAGQKPTGGYAIAVTKVEDSATERTVYVTLTVPGKGCMVTQSLSTPYSIIVMPRSPLPVTHQDATSTRECE; this is encoded by the coding sequence ATGAAAGACCTTCTTATCATCGTCGGGATGATCATCGCGTCCGGCATCATCGGTGCCTATCTTTATTTTTACACTCCTGACGAGCTTATGATGGGCGTGCCCGCCGTCGAGCAGGTGGCTACTACGACGCCGAACTCGACCGAAGCGATGGAGATAGGAGGCCCCGTGGACTTCACGACACTCACCACCGGCACCCATGCCGGAGGCGTTACGACCCGCAAGAACTATCTCGCGACCGATGCCGAGGGGATTGCGAAACTCTGGAAACTCGCGTTCGGTACCAGTTCGACGACGCCCGCGGTCGACCTTTCCTCGCAGGAGGTCGTTGGGGTGTTCGCCGGGCAAAAGCCAACCGGGGGATACGCCATCGCGGTCACGAAAGTCGAGGACAGCGCGACCGAGCGTACCGTCTATGTCACCCTCACCGTCCCGGGCAAGGGCTGCATGGTGACGCAGTCCCTCTCGACCCCGTATAGCATCATCGTCATGCCGAGAAGCCCGCTTCCGGTGACGCACCAGGACGCGACTTCGACCAGGGAGTGCGAGTAG
- the secF gene encoding protein translocase subunit SecF — MYIVNHRTLFFWITGVILAAALGAIVFFGLPLGIDFTGGSLLEATYTTSEPSLDVLKKSVTDRVALGEISLRQSGETGVTLRTRTLTPAEHEAVLSALTLGGTAEFTEDKFTSVGPALGTELGKKAIWAILAVVLAIVLYIAWAFRKVPPPVPGWTYGLTVVAMLAIDIIVPTGFFAALCHFTGAQVDSLFVVALLALLGYCVNDVIVIFDRVREHLAKNEKTGLKESFETTIGKSIDETMTRSINTGLTVALALLALVFFGAPVTVNFALVMLVGVVAGTFSSICRSAPLLIPLAHRFAKK; from the coding sequence ATGTATATCGTCAACCATCGCACGCTGTTCTTCTGGATCACCGGAGTCATCCTTGCCGCCGCGCTCGGCGCCATCGTCTTCTTCGGTCTTCCGCTCGGCATCGATTTCACGGGCGGGTCGCTCCTTGAGGCCACGTACACCACGTCCGAGCCTTCGCTCGACGTGCTTAAGAAGAGCGTTACCGACCGGGTCGCGCTCGGGGAAATATCGCTCCGCCAGTCGGGAGAGACGGGCGTAACGCTTCGTACCCGGACGCTCACTCCCGCGGAACACGAGGCAGTCCTTTCCGCGCTTACCCTTGGCGGCACGGCGGAGTTCACCGAAGACAAATTCACGAGCGTCGGGCCTGCTCTCGGCACCGAGCTTGGCAAGAAAGCGATCTGGGCCATCCTCGCGGTCGTCCTCGCCATCGTGCTCTATATCGCCTGGGCGTTCCGGAAAGTCCCGCCTCCGGTCCCCGGCTGGACCTACGGTCTTACCGTCGTCGCCATGCTCGCGATCGACATCATCGTGCCGACCGGCTTCTTCGCGGCGCTGTGCCATTTCACGGGCGCTCAAGTCGATTCGCTCTTCGTGGTCGCCCTTCTTGCCCTTCTCGGGTACTGCGTGAACGACGTTATCGTCATTTTCGACCGCGTCCGCGAGCACCTTGCGAAGAACGAGAAGACCGGGCTTAAGGAATCGTTCGAGACGACGATCGGCAAGTCGATCGACGAGACCATGACGCGCTCCATCAATACCGGGCTCACGGTCGCGCTCGCACTCCTCGCACTCGTTTTCTTCGGCGCGCCCGTGACCGTCAACTTCGCGCTCGTGATGCTCGTCGGCGTCGTCGCCGGAACGTTCTCTTCCATCTGCCGCTCCGCCCCGCTCCTTATCCCGCTCGCGCACCGGTTCGCGAAGAAATAG
- a CDS encoding LAGLIDADG family homing endonuclease: MQESKDTGSQLRRSIALFHKKNARRTKPGVLSADYIVGLTDGEGSFCVYLLPPKKEHGSVSYRVQCRYYIKMREDELPLLEKVQKFWGCGKIYFQREYRKNQRDNYRFEIFSYDLLKQVVVPFFKRHPLESKRVKDFELFYQVLELAIAKAHHTKEGVRKIAVLKSKMHAGGSRSAGNPLAAWERELA, translated from the coding sequence ATGCAGGAATCAAAAGACACTGGGAGTCAGCTGCGTCGTAGTATTGCGCTCTTCCACAAGAAGAACGCGAGAAGGACAAAACCAGGCGTGCTATCCGCTGATTACATCGTCGGTTTGACCGATGGCGAAGGGAGTTTCTGTGTCTATCTGCTTCCACCTAAGAAAGAGCATGGCTCGGTAAGTTACCGGGTGCAGTGCCGTTACTACATCAAGATGCGGGAAGACGAACTTCCTCTTCTTGAGAAAGTACAGAAATTCTGGGGATGCGGAAAGATATACTTCCAACGCGAATATCGGAAGAATCAACGGGATAATTATCGGTTCGAGATCTTCAGCTACGATCTCTTGAAGCAAGTCGTGGTGCCTTTTTTCAAAAGGCACCCGCTTGAAAGCAAGCGCGTAAAGGACTTTGAGCTATTTTACCAAGTCCTCGAGCTCGCGATTGCGAAAGCCCATCACACGAAAGAAGGGGTTAGGAAGATCGCTGTGTTGAAATCGAAAATGCACGCCGGGGGCTCGCGCAGTGCGGGAAATCCGCTCGCTGCGTGGGAACGTGAACTTGCCTAA
- a CDS encoding IS1595 family transposase, with protein sequence MYTLKQIPSEAQIRKFLRRTLFGKNVFCPSCRSRRIEKQQERYRCRTCRIRFSLTSHTWLSNLKLPLEQWWVLLWCWTIQEPVRQAVTLSGLPERTVRRWYATFRLHLPQETHVLERIVQMDEAYFKNAALVMAKQKGTRKLAFEVFHGRYPTKTDAVSFLFEHVAPGSELWTDGGSIYKNISQRWPVSHQRDIHSKFEFEHTSEIEGMFGVYRTFVRRMYHHHWSENLEEYVREFCFRFSSPEIFNSPRIYLTKSLTLVPTCS encoded by the coding sequence ATGTACACTCTCAAACAGATACCGAGCGAAGCGCAGATTCGGAAGTTCTTGCGCCGTACGCTCTTCGGCAAGAACGTGTTCTGTCCTTCGTGCCGGTCACGAAGGATCGAAAAGCAACAGGAGCGGTATCGGTGCCGCACGTGCCGCATCCGCTTCTCCCTCACCTCGCACACCTGGCTCTCGAATCTGAAGCTCCCCCTCGAGCAGTGGTGGGTGCTGCTCTGGTGCTGGACCATACAAGAGCCGGTACGCCAAGCCGTCACGCTCTCTGGCCTTCCGGAACGCACGGTCAGGCGTTGGTATGCCACCTTCAGGCTCCATTTGCCCCAGGAAACCCATGTGCTCGAACGTATCGTCCAAATGGACGAAGCGTACTTCAAAAACGCCGCGCTCGTCATGGCCAAGCAGAAAGGTACGAGAAAGCTCGCCTTCGAGGTATTCCACGGCAGGTACCCAACCAAGACTGATGCCGTCTCATTCCTGTTCGAGCATGTGGCGCCGGGAAGCGAGCTCTGGACCGATGGCGGGTCGATATACAAGAACATCAGCCAACGCTGGCCGGTGTCGCACCAGCGAGATATTCACTCCAAATTCGAGTTCGAGCACACCTCTGAGATCGAGGGAATGTTCGGGGTATACCGCACCTTCGTGCGCAGGATGTATCATCATCACTGGAGCGAGAACTTGGAGGAATACGTGAGGGAATTCTGCTTCAGATTTTCCTCGCCGGAAATCTTCAATTCGCCCCGTATTTACTTAACGAAATCACTCACGCTTGTGCCAACTTGTTCTTAA
- a CDS encoding Mur ligase family protein produces MSAQPIIGIAGFGLEGHAAYEYFKGKAELHIFDEAAIDPGGLDATVHLGLSIPDIIEIVYKTPGIPTRKLRLASSKTRVTTFTDLVLERVRDRAIGVTGTKGKSTVSSLIYHILKGAGRTVRLSGNIGIADADILSADIPGQLHVLELSSYQCEYLTHSPHVAVLTNLYQEHLSHHGSFEKYKEAKLNIARFQGSEDVFINGSDLAIQFAGKVVRPDMSKSFETKLLGEHNQKDCALAVAAVQALGISEAEAREHIKTFIPLPYRLERLGTYRGITFYDDSLATIPEASMASVHALSGVDTIILGGEDRGISFDAFAQELGKTKIQTFIIFPDTGAKMVAEVSERNIIPVSSMEEAVRAAYTHTRPGGIVLLSNASPSFNLFKDYKDKSAQYRKWISTLAEN; encoded by the coding sequence ATGAGCGCACAGCCTATCATCGGGATTGCCGGTTTCGGTCTGGAAGGCCATGCCGCTTATGAATATTTCAAAGGAAAGGCCGAACTCCATATTTTCGACGAAGCGGCTATAGACCCTGGGGGATTGGATGCGACCGTGCATCTCGGGCTCTCGATACCGGACATTATCGAGATTGTCTACAAGACTCCCGGCATACCGACGAGAAAGCTCCGGCTTGCTTCTTCGAAAACGCGCGTCACCACGTTTACCGACTTGGTGCTTGAACGCGTGCGCGACCGGGCCATCGGGGTCACGGGTACGAAAGGAAAGAGTACCGTCTCTTCGCTGATTTACCACATACTCAAAGGAGCGGGCCGTACCGTCCGGCTCTCGGGCAATATTGGTATTGCCGACGCAGATATCCTGAGCGCGGATATTCCGGGTCAGCTTCATGTCCTTGAGCTGTCGAGTTATCAGTGCGAATACCTGACGCACTCCCCACACGTTGCCGTCCTTACGAATCTCTATCAGGAACATTTATCCCATCACGGTTCTTTTGAAAAGTACAAGGAGGCGAAGCTCAATATCGCGCGTTTCCAAGGTTCGGAAGATGTTTTCATAAACGGCAGTGATCTTGCTATTCAGTTTGCAGGAAAGGTAGTGCGGCCGGATATGAGCAAAAGCTTCGAGACAAAACTCCTCGGCGAGCATAATCAAAAGGATTGTGCGCTTGCGGTCGCGGCGGTGCAGGCGTTGGGTATCTCGGAAGCCGAAGCCCGCGAACATATCAAGACATTTATTCCGCTCCCGTACCGACTGGAGAGACTCGGAACGTATCGCGGCATCACATTTTACGACGACTCTCTCGCCACCATTCCGGAAGCCTCGATGGCTTCCGTACACGCTCTTTCCGGTGTCGATACCATCATCCTCGGCGGAGAAGATCGCGGCATTTCATTTGATGCTTTTGCTCAAGAATTGGGGAAGACCAAGATACAAACCTTTATCATATTTCCCGATACGGGTGCCAAGATGGTGGCCGAAGTGAGCGAGCGGAATATCATCCCCGTATCTTCTATGGAAGAAGCGGTGCGTGCCGCGTATACGCATACGCGCCCTGGCGGGATCGTTCTTCTTTCGAATGCCTCACCGAGCTTCAACCTCTTCAAGGACTATAAGGACAAGAGTGCGCAGTACAGGAAATGGATTTCAACTCTTGCAGAAAACTAG
- a CDS encoding AAA family ATPase yields MILGIAGTLGAGKGTVVEYLVEEQGFTHFSVRNFLWEEVDRRGLPRVRDNLSIVANDLRAKHGAGYITGELLKRAQSYGADVIIESLHTLGEANFLREHGAIILGVDADVRARYERIRKRGTETDQVSFEKFVEDNEREIASNDPAKHNIRAVIDSADFTITNDGTLEELHKQIDRILSEVSR; encoded by the coding sequence ATGATTCTCGGTATCGCCGGGACGCTCGGGGCGGGGAAGGGAACGGTGGTCGAGTACTTGGTCGAAGAACAAGGATTTACACATTTCTCGGTTCGTAACTTTCTCTGGGAAGAAGTGGATCGCCGGGGCCTTCCGCGCGTTCGCGATAATCTGAGCATCGTCGCGAACGATTTACGCGCGAAACATGGAGCCGGATATATCACGGGAGAGCTTCTGAAGCGCGCGCAATCGTACGGAGCCGATGTTATCATCGAGTCATTGCATACGCTCGGAGAGGCGAATTTCCTCCGGGAGCACGGGGCCATAATCCTGGGCGTGGACGCGGATGTCAGAGCGCGCTACGAACGTATACGGAAGCGGGGAACCGAGACCGATCAGGTTTCTTTTGAGAAGTTTGTCGAGGACAACGAGCGGGAAATAGCATCGAACGATCCGGCAAAGCACAATATCCGTGCCGTCATTGATTCGGCTGACTTTACAATCACCAACGACGGCACGCTCGAAGAGCTTCATAAGCAGATAGACCGGATCCTCTCGGAAGTTTCAAGATAA
- a CDS encoding Mur ligase domain-containing protein: MNPQKLHFTGIGGIGMSALAQMLKEQGNEITGSDREAGPVTELLEKKGIRVVIGQKAENVEALTNRLIYSDAVPPENPERMRARELGIPELSYFAMLGEVSRGKKTIAVAGTHGKTTTTGMLAKILADAGASPTAIVGSIVKDFGSNYLSGNSDLFVVEACEYKDHLLELSPSVLVVTNLEWDHTDHFPSLAALQETFRTAIRNVPEDGCIVTNPHDANIAAVLADAVAPVIDYTLEPAYELRLPGGFNQMNARAAAGAARAVLPSIAESSIATSLSHFHGTWRRFEYKGKTKSGADVYDDYAHHPTEVRETLKALREKTNGRVVVAFHPHLYSRTRDLLDDFATAFKDADKVLIAPIYAARETDDGTISSDILAERIRAEGTDAAALPSFDAIEKVLETYGSGDSLMTMGAGDIYKIADMLAAPKT, translated from the coding sequence ATGAACCCTCAAAAACTCCATTTCACCGGCATCGGCGGCATCGGGATGAGCGCGCTCGCGCAAATGCTCAAGGAGCAGGGAAATGAAATAACCGGATCGGACAGGGAGGCGGGTCCGGTGACGGAGCTATTGGAGAAGAAGGGGATCAGGGTCGTGATAGGTCAAAAGGCGGAGAACGTAGAGGCTCTCACGAACAGGCTCATCTATAGCGACGCGGTGCCTCCGGAAAATCCGGAACGAATGCGCGCCCGGGAGCTTGGCATACCCGAACTCTCGTACTTCGCCATGCTCGGGGAAGTGTCGCGGGGAAAGAAGACGATCGCGGTCGCCGGAACGCACGGGAAGACGACCACGACCGGCATGCTTGCGAAGATTCTCGCCGACGCCGGGGCTTCTCCGACCGCCATCGTCGGCTCTATCGTCAAGGATTTCGGCTCCAACTATCTTTCCGGTAATTCGGATCTTTTCGTCGTCGAGGCGTGCGAATATAAGGATCACCTGCTCGAGCTCTCCCCCTCGGTGCTCGTGGTCACCAACCTCGAATGGGACCATACCGATCATTTCCCGTCGCTTGCAGCTCTTCAGGAAACGTTTCGTACGGCGATACGGAACGTGCCCGAGGACGGCTGTATCGTCACGAACCCCCACGACGCGAATATCGCGGCGGTGCTCGCCGACGCCGTGGCGCCCGTTATCGACTATACGCTCGAGCCTGCCTATGAGCTGCGGCTTCCGGGAGGCTTCAATCAAATGAATGCCCGCGCTGCCGCCGGGGCCGCCCGCGCCGTTCTTCCGTCTATCGCTGAAAGTTCCATCGCCACTTCGCTCTCTCATTTCCACGGCACCTGGCGGCGTTTCGAATACAAAGGAAAAACCAAGAGCGGGGCCGACGTATACGATGACTACGCGCATCACCCGACCGAAGTGCGCGAGACCTTGAAGGCGCTTCGGGAAAAGACGAACGGCAGGGTCGTTGTCGCCTTCCACCCGCATCTTTACAGCCGCACCCGCGACCTCCTCGACGATTTCGCAACCGCCTTCAAGGACGCGGACAAGGTCCTTATAGCTCCCATCTATGCGGCGCGTGAGACGGACGACGGCACCATTTCAAGTGACATACTCGCCGAACGTATCCGTGCGGAAGGCACCGACGCCGCAGCGCTTCCTTCGTTTGACGCTATCGAGAAGGTGCTCGAAACGTATGGCTCCGGCGACTCCCTTATGACCATGGGCGCAGGAGATATTTATAAAATTGCGGACATGCTCGCCGCACCTAAGACCTAG